The genomic stretch GTTACACTTCCCGTGGACACTGCTGCTCCCTTCAATATTTATAATCCCCAATATGGTGTCACTATCCCAGAATTTGACCGTTCCGTTAATGTTCAGTACAGAAATGGCGGTACTCCATATAGCGCAAATACGTTAAGAGGATACTACCTGCAAGATGAGATTGGTTTCTTGGAGGATAAAATTCGATTGACCTTGGCCGGACGGTACACGAACTTGTACACGCAAGGAAAAACTGAAAACGATGATGTATTTACGCCACGTGTTGGTTTGAGCGTTGACATTTTGCCCGATTTGACCGTCTACGGACTCTATGACCAATCTTTCTTGCCACAAGCGGGAATGAGCGTTGATATGGAACCTTTGAACGACCCTGTTGATGCGAACGATATTGAGGGTGGTATTAAGAAGATTTTCTTCGATGGAAGATTACGGACTTCCTTGGGCGTCTATCAAATTACCAAAGAGAACATTTTGACCACAGACCCATCAAACCCAAACTTCTCCATGTATTTGGGTGAAGTCCAATCAAAAGGTATAGAGTTCGACTTGCAAGGGGAAATTACTCCAGAACTCAATGTAGTCCTGAACTACGCCAACACCAAAGTTGAAGTGACCGAAGACCCCAATCCGGACATTGTGGGCACCAGAGTGGCCGGCCACGCCAAACATGTAACCAATGGGTGGTTGAACTACAACTTCGCCCAGACATCATCGTTGAACGGGTTCGGTGTTTCCTTGGGCTACCAATACCAAGTGGATAGATCTACTTGGGCCTGGGCCGCAGATAACCAGTCCGACCTTCCAGATTATTTTAGGATGGATGGTGCCCTATCATGGAGAAACAGCAATTTCAGGGTTCAGTTGAACATCAACAATATTTTGGACGAATATCTATATTCCGGTGCCAATTATGGTTCTTACCTCTATTGGCAATCGGAACCGGGAATCAACGGAAGACTTACCGTGGCATATAGTTTTTAACATCAAACAAATTAATCAAGCCCCATGTACTCGCATGGGGCTTTAAATGTAAATCATCATGAAAACAAAATTCATCCTCTTTTTAACCTGTCTCTTTGGGACCCTTAGTGCCCAGGCCCATTACTTGTGGATAGAGACCAATGGAACCGGAAAACTTGGTCAAGCACAGGAAGTACGCGTGCACTATGGGGAATACACCTATGGTGTTATCGAAAAAGTAGCAGGTGAAGCCTTTCCCGCCGTTTCCAAATTTACCCTTTGGGTAATTGCTCCCGATGGCACCAAAACCGAGTTGAGCACCGAAGCCAAAGAAGATCATTATCTGGCCAGCTTCACTCCATCACAAAATGGTGTTTATACCGTTGCCCTGAACAACAACGAAATTGATGTAATCGATTATACCCAGTACGACTTTGGTATTTTCAAAACGCATTACCATTCCACTGCAAAGGTTCAAGTAGGTGCTGATGGTGATACAAAAACGGCAAATCCTGATGGAATCGTTGTAAAACAATTGGAAAATGATGGGAAAGAAATCAAGCTCCAAGTGCTGTACAAGGGCGAGCCCATTGCCGAGAACGAACTTAAAGTTTATGTTGCAGACCTGTGGTCCAAAACCTTGTACACCGATGATAACGGCGAGGTTTCCTTTGCCCTGCCTTGGGACACCAAGTACATTGTGGAGACGACGACCAAAGAAGAAATTCCCGGCACCTACAATGGTGAGGACTATGAATTTATCTGGCATTGTGCCACCTATTGCATAAAGAGATAACCATGGCCACCGGAATTTCCCTTCTTGCGTTTATTTCCTTTTACTTGCTGTACAGTACATCAAAAAAAATGTCGGGAATCGGAAATTTAGGTTTTGAGGAATTGATAGGCGCACACGAAAAAGCCTCCAAATATATCGGCCTGGCCCTTATGATTTTTTCATTGGGGCTAAGCTGTTTTTACTGGGGCCTTGGCGCCGGAACATTCACTTTTTTTATAATCTTAATGACGGTTGCCAGTTTAGTGATACTTTTGGCACCTCTTCGGTTGATGAACTACCCTTTTTTGATTCTGATCTTTGCCTGTTCGTTTATTTTTGAAATCCTGTTGTTTTAGACTATGCCAGCCAACAAAAAATATTTGACCCCCTCCCCCGCACAACGATTCGCGAAAATTTCCGCAGCCATCTTGGGCGGTCTGATCGTTGCGGTAATGTTCCATATGGCCTTGGCCAGTTGGTTCGACCATGTTACCGTAATAATCACCAGTACTTTTTCCGCCTTTATTTTATGGGCCGTGTTGATGGTAGTTGCCTTTTTGGGCAAAAATGGCTGGAAAATTTGGGGCATTTACCTTTTGGCGAGTTTAGTGCTCGGTGCCATATTCTATTTTGGAAACCAAACCAACCCTATTGTTTAGCATTATGGGAAACCGCATTTATAATATACTCTTCCATACACATACCGTAAGCGGCATTGTAATCAGTGTTGCACTTTATGTCATCTTTTTTACAGGATCTTTTTCCTTTTTTCGGGATGAGATAACCAACTGGCAACGTGGGCATGCCGTTACCCAAGAAGATGCAATAACTGGAAGTATAGACGGATATTTGGACGAACTCTCCAAAGAGCATGACCTTAATGGCCGGGATGTGGAGCTCCGCCACTATTATAACGAAAGGAACATTTCCGTGAGCATGGGTGCTTCGCAAGATTCATTGGCCGCGGAAGAGGACAAGGCACGTGTCTTTTTTTACCTGGATACCATGGACAAGACCAAAGGGGATTACGAAGGCAACTACCATTTGGGCGAGTTCTTGTACCGCCTTCATTTTTTGGACCAAATTCCCTATCCCTACGGTAGATATTTGTCAGGTTTGGTTGCCTTTTTCTTCCTGTTTGCCATTATTACAGGGATTTTGGTGCACTGGAACAAGATCGTTTCCAACTTTTACACCTTCAGGCCTTGGGCCAAGATCAAAACGATTTGGACGGATGCCCATACCGCGCTTGGAGTGATAGGATTTCCATTTCAGTTTGTGTATGCCGTTACCGGAGCCTTCTTTTTGCTCAAAGGTATTTTGATTCTTCCCGTGGTCATGGGCATGTACAATGGTGACCAGAACAAACTATATGAAGACCTTGAGTACAATCATCCCGTATATGAATTTCAGAACGAGAAACTGAACAAAGAGATCCATTTGGATCAACTCGTAAACCAAATGAAGAAG from Flagellimonas oceani encodes the following:
- a CDS encoding DUF4198 domain-containing protein, with amino-acid sequence MKTKFILFLTCLFGTLSAQAHYLWIETNGTGKLGQAQEVRVHYGEYTYGVIEKVAGEAFPAVSKFTLWVIAPDGTKTELSTEAKEDHYLASFTPSQNGVYTVALNNNEIDVIDYTQYDFGIFKTHYHSTAKVQVGADGDTKTANPDGIVVKQLENDGKEIKLQVLYKGEPIAENELKVYVADLWSKTLYTDDNGEVSFALPWDTKYIVETTTKEEIPGTYNGEDYEFIWHCATYCIKR
- a CDS encoding PepSY-associated TM helix domain-containing protein produces the protein MGNRIYNILFHTHTVSGIVISVALYVIFFTGSFSFFRDEITNWQRGHAVTQEDAITGSIDGYLDELSKEHDLNGRDVELRHYYNERNISVSMGASQDSLAAEEDKARVFFYLDTMDKTKGDYEGNYHLGEFLYRLHFLDQIPYPYGRYLSGLVAFFFLFAIITGILVHWNKIVSNFYTFRPWAKIKTIWTDAHTALGVIGFPFQFVYAVTGAFFLLKGILILPVVMGMYNGDQNKLYEDLEYNHPVYEFQNEKLNKEIHLDQLVNQMKKDWPDFKMTETHIFNYGDKNMHAAISGYLGYETKMNGLGYRIYKIADNSVVEEKVPTTNNSYLDGVKNMMFRLHFGDYAGYGLRVISFVLGLISCFVILSGIMIWLVARDKKGIPEKRRKFNHQVANWYMAICLSLLPVTALEFILVKFAPEVNRAFLYQTYFLVWLAASVFFILKKNIAFTNKWTLISGGVLGLLVPIANGIASGNWMWVAYQNGYQHILLVDLLWLVLGIVSLWIAFFKLKDKATKPVSA